One stretch of Odocoileus virginianus isolate 20LAN1187 ecotype Illinois chromosome 26, Ovbor_1.2, whole genome shotgun sequence DNA includes these proteins:
- the XIRP1 gene encoding xin actin-binding repeat-containing protein 1 isoform X2 encodes MADAQTQVAPTPTIPMAATEDLPLPPPPSLEDLPPPPPKESFSKFHQQRQASELRRLYKHIHPELRKNLAEAVAEDLAEVLGSEEPTEGDVQCMRWIFENWRLDAIGDREKPPAKESVPGGNVQATSRKFEEGSFANSINQEPAGPQPSGGDVRAARQLFETKPLDELTVRAEAPEATVREPAASGDVQGTRMLFETRPLDRLGSRPSTQEQSPLELRSEIQELKGDVKKTVKLFQTEPLCAIQDSEGAIHEVKAAYREEIQSNAVRSGRWLFETKPLDAINRDPSQVRVIRGISLEEVARPDVSATRWIFETQPLDAIREIVVDEKDFQPSPDLIPPGPDVQQQRRLFETRALDTLKGDEEDGAVAPPKEAVVPGDVRSTLWLFETKPLDTLRDNVQVGHLQRVGPQEGERFTNECLSKDDPRGQGAPERDGMKGDVKTFKNLFETLPLDSIGQGDALAPGSIHRAEGTESAGQSQDTGSPVYAMQDGKGHLHALTSVSREQVVGGDVQGYKWMFETQPLDRLGRSPSTVDVVRGITRQEVVAGDVGTARWLFETQPLEVIHQREQQERQEEEGKPQGGPQSEAPHKGDVQTIRWLFETCPMSELAERQGSEVTDPTSKARSCTWMFAPQSPDWPEGSKEQHLEVSQVQAGERQTERHVFETEPLQASGSPCGRGPVRYCSRVDIPSGQVSRQKEVFQALEAGKREDQGPRAIPEPIPAGSVHKFTWLFENCPMGSLAAESIRGGTLQEEQAVGPSGNRVLERQETAAEGTLRMLHATPGILHHGGILMEARGPGELCLARYVLPGPGQGSPHVRKEELVSGELPRIVRQVLHRADVDQQGLLVQEDPAGQLHLKPLKLPAPGSSGSIEDMDPEFQQLLACGLGTSARRTGLVMQETEQGLVALTAYSLQPWLASRAPERSSVQLLARCINKGDLSGLHSLRWEPPADSSPVPASEGAQKLPAAESIIHIPPLDPGMGMGHLRGPGATPCALQATGKAVSLAGEEKQESRCTGQRGRAALGKSEGAVTTPPGPRFPDLQITMQSRRTATTEAQSLQQQARSKHKPGSAPAAASMPTQDGLLQAPATGTAQSNSRTLAGGNPRIPAAPGKLL; translated from the exons ATGGCCGATGCCCAGACGCAGGTGGCCCCCACCCCAACCATCCCGATGGCAGCTACAGAGGAcctgcccctccctccaccaCCTTCCCTGGAGGATCTGCCACCGCCGCCACCCAAGGAGTCCTTCTCCAAGTTCCACCAGCAGCGGCAAGCCAGCGAGCTCCGCCGCCTCTACAAGCACATCCACCCCGAGCTCCGCAAGAATCTGGCCGAGGCCGTGGCAGAAGACTTGGCTGAGGTCCTAGGTTCCGAGGAGCCTACCGAGGGTGACGTCCAGTGCATGCGCTGGATCTTTGAGAACTGGCGGCTAGATGCCATTGGGGACCGTGAGAAGCCACCTGCCAAGGAGTCCGTGCCCGGTGGCAACGTCCAGGCCACCTCCCGCAAGTTTGAGGAAGGCTCCTTTGCTAACAGCATAAACCAGGAGCCAGCTGGACCTCAGCCATCCGGAGGGGACGTGCGTGCGGCCCGCCAGCTATTTGAGACGAAGCCGCTGGATGAGCTGACGGTTCGTGCTGAAGCACCAGAGGCTACAGTGAGGGAGCCTGCAGCCAGCGGAGATGTCCAGGGTACCAGGATGCTCTTTGAGACGCGGCCACTGGACCGCCTTGGCTCCCGCCCCTCCACTCAGGAGCAGAGTCCCTTGGAGCTGCGCTCTGAGATCCAGGAGCTGAAGGGCGATGTGAAGAAGACAGTGAAACTGTTCCAAACAGAGCCACTGTGTGCCATCCAGGACTCAGAGGGAGCCATCCACGAGGTCAAGGCCGCCTACCGGGAGGAGATCCAAAGCAACGCAGTGAGGTCTGGCCGTTGGCTCTTCGAGACCAAGCCTCTGGACGCCATCAACCGGGACCCCAGCCAGGTGCGGGTGATCCGGGGgatctccctggaggaggtggccaggCCTGATGTCAGCGCAACTCGCTGGATCTTTGAGACACAGCCCCTGGATGCCATCCGGGAGATTGTAGTGGATGAGAAGGACTTCCAGCCATCCCCGGACCTTATCCCTCCTGGTCCGGACGTTCAGCAGCAGCGGCGTCTGTTTGAGACCCGAGCATTAGACACTCTCAAGGGAGATGAGGAGGACGGAGCAGTGGCCCCACCCAAAGAGGCAGTGGTCCCCGGTGATGTCCGCTCCACCCTGTGGCTATTTGAGACGAAGCCCCTGGACACCCTCCGAGACAATGTCCAAGTGGGTCACCTGCAGCGGGTGGGTCCCCAGGAGGGCGAGAGGTTCACAAATGAGTGTCTATCCAAAGATGACCCCAGAGGTCAGGGTGCCCCCGAGAGGGATGGAATGAAGGGAGACGTGAAGACCTTCAAGAACCTTTTTGAGACCCTTCCCCTGGACAGTATCGGGCAGGGGGACGCTTTGGCCCCTGGGAGCATACACAGAGCAGAAGGAACTGAGTCTGCTGGGCAGTCCCAGGACACAGGGTCCCCAGTGTACGCCATGCAGGATGGCAAAGGTCACCTCCACGCCCTGACCTCCGTCAGCAGAGAACAGGTAGTTGGAGGTGACGTGCAGGGTTACAAGTGGATGTTTGAGACACAGCCCCTAGACCGACTAGGCCGAAGCCCCAGTACCGTCGATGTGGTGCGGGGCATCACTCGGCAGGAAGTGGTGGCCGGAGACGTGGGCACTGCTCGGTGGCTCTTTGAGACACAGCCCCTGGAGGTAATCCACCAACGGGAGCAGCAGGAACgacaggaagaagaaggaaagccTCAGGGAGGCCCTCAGTCCGAAGCACCCCACAAAGGTGATGTGCAGACCATCCGCTGGTTGTTCGAGACATGCCCAATGAGTGAGCTGGCCGAGAGGCAGGGGTCAGAGGTCACAGACCCCACAAGCAAGGCACGGTCGTGCACCTGGATGTTCGCGCCCCAATCCCCGGACTGGCCAGAAGGCTCCAAGGAGCAGCACCTTGAGGTGAGCCAGGTCCAGGCTGGGGAAAGACAGACGGAGAGACACGTCTTTGAGACTGAGCCTCTGCAGGCCTCGGGCTCCCCCTGCGGAAGGGGGCCTGTGCGGTACTGCAGCAGAGTGGACATCCCCTCGGGGCAGGTGTCTCGTCAGAAGGAGGTTTTCCAGGCTCTGGAGGCAGGCAAGAGAGAAGACCAGGGACCCAGGGCAATCCCTGAGCCCATTCCAGCCGGCTCAGTGCACAAGTTCACCTGGCTCTTTGAGAACTGCCCCATGGGCTCCCTGGCTGCTGAGAGCATCCGAGGGGGCACCCTCCAAGAAGAGCAGGCCGTGGGTCCCTCGGGCAACAGGGTGCTGGAGAGGCAAGAGACTGCAGCTGAGGGCACCCTGCGGATGCTGCACGCCACGCCTGGCATCCTGCACCATGGAGGCATCCTCATGGAGGCCCGAGGGCCAGGGGAGCTCTGCCTCGCCAGGTACGTGCTCCCAGGCCCAGGGCAAGGCAGCCCCCACGTTCGAAAAGAGGAGCTGGTGTCTGGGGAGCTTCCCAGGATTGTCCGCCAAGTGCTGCACCGGGCAGACGTCGACCAGCAGGGGCTGCTGGTGCAGGAGGACCCCGCGGGCCAGCTTCACCTCAAGCCGCTGAAGCTGCCAGCACCAGGCAGCAGTGGGAGCATCGAAGACATGGACCCTGAGTTCCAGCAGTTGCTGGCTTGTGGCCTCGGGACCTCGGCGAGGAGGACGGGGCtggtgatgcaggagacagagcaAGGCCTGGTGGCACTGACCGCCTACTCCCTGCAACCCTGGCTAGCCAGTAGGGCCCCCGAAAGGAGCAGTGTGCAGCTGCTGGCCAGATGCATAAACAAAGGAGACCTGAGTGGCCTGCACAGTCTGCGGTGGGAGCCGCCGGCTGACTCAAGTCCAGTGCCGGCCAGCGAGGGGGCCCAGAAGCTGCCTGCAGCTGAAAGCATCATCCACATTCCCCCACTGGACCCTGGCATGGGAATGGGGCATCTGAGAGGGCCGGGGGCCACCCCCTGTGCCCTACAGGCCACTGGAAAGGCAGTTTCTCTGGCTGGGGAAGAAAAGCAGGAAAGCAGGTGCactgggcagagagggagggcagCTTTAGGAAAGTCAGAGGGAGCCGTGACTACGCCCCCAGGACCTAGGTTCCCAGACCTCCAGATCACCATGCAGAGTCGGAGGACAGCAACAACGGAAGCCCAAAGCCTGCAGCAGCAAGCTCGGAGCAAGCACAAGCCGGGTTCCGCCCCCGCGGCCGCCTCTATGCCCACCCAGGATGGGCTTCTGCAAGCACCGGCCACAGGGACTGCCCAGAGCAACAGCAGGACTCTGGCGGGAGGCAACCCCAGGATCCCAGCAGCCCCCGGAAAG ctgCTGTGA